In one window of Lepus europaeus isolate LE1 chromosome 14, mLepTim1.pri, whole genome shotgun sequence DNA:
- the VIM gene encoding vimentin — translation MSTRSVSSSSYRRMFGGPGTASRPSSSRSYVTTSTRTYSLGSALRPTNSRSLFSSGSGTAYVTRSSAGRLRSSVPGVRLLQDSVDFSLADAINTEFRNTRTNEKVELQELNDRFANYIDKVRFLEQQNKILLAELEQLKGQGKSRLGDLYEEEMRELRRQVDQLTNDKARVEVERDNLAEDIMRLREKLQEEMLQREEAESTLQSFRQDVDNASLARLDLERKVESLQEEIAFLKKLHDEEIQELQAQIQEQHVQIDVDVSKPDLTAALRDVRQQYESVAAKNLQEAEEWYKSKFADLSEAANRNNDALRQAKQESNEYRRQVQSLTCEVDALKGTNESLERQMREMEENFAVEAANYQDTIGRLQDEIQNMKEEMARHLREYQDLLNVKMALDIEIATYRKLLEGEESRISLPLPNFSSLNLRETNLESLPLVDTHSKRTLLIKTVETRDGQVINETSQHHDDLE, via the exons ATGTCCACCAGGTCCGTGTCCTCGTCCTCCTACCGCAGGATGTTCGGCGGCCCGGGCACCGCCAGCCGGCCGAGCTCCAGCCGGAGCTACGTGACCACGTCCACCCGCACCTACAGCCTGGGCAGCGCGCTGCGCCCCACCAACAGCCGCAGCCTCTTCTCCTCGGGGTCGGGGACCGCGTACGTCACGCGCTCCTCGGCGGGGCGCCTGCGGAGCAGTGTGCCCGGCGTGCGGCTGCTGCAGGACTCGGTGGACTTCTCCCTGGCCGACGCCATCAACACCGAGTTCAGGAACACCCGCACCAACGAGAAGGTGGAGCTGCAGGAGCTGAATGACCGCTTCGCCAACTACATCGACAAGGTGCGCTTCCTGGAGCAGCAGAACAAGATCCTGCTGGCCGAGCTCGAGCAACTCAAGGGCCAGGGCAAGTCCCGCCTGGGGGACCTCTACGAGGAGGAGATGCGGGAGCTGCGCCGGCAGGTGGACCAGCTCACCAACGACAAGGCCCGCGTCGAGGTGGAGCGCGACAACCTGGCCGAAGACATCATGCGGCTCCGGGAGAA GTTGCAGGAGGAGATGCTGCAGAGAGAGGAAGCCGAGAGCACCCTGCAGTCTTTCAGACAG GACGTTGACAATGCTTCTTTGGCACGTCTTGACCTTGAACGTAAAGTGGAATCCTTGCAGGAAGAGATTGCCTTTTTGAAGAAACTGCACGATgag GAAATCCAGGAGCTGCAGGCCCAGATCCAGGAACAGCATGTCCAGATCGATGTGGATGTCTCCAAGCCTGACCTCACAGCTGCCCTGCGTGACGTACGTCAGCAGTACGAAAGTGTGGCTGCCAAGAACCTTCAGGAGGCAGAAGAATGGTACAAGTCCAAG TTTGCTGACCTCTCTGAGGCTGCCAACCGGAACAACGATGCCCTGCGCCAGGCAAAGCAGGAGTCAAATGAGTACCGCAGACAGGTGCAGTCCCTCACCTGCGAAGTGGATGCGCTTAAAGGAACT AACGAGTCCCTGGAACGCCAGATGCGTGAAATGGAAGAGAACTTTGCTGTTGAAGCTGCTAATTACCAAGACACTATTGGCCGCCTGCAGGATGAGATTCAGAACATGAAGGAAGAAATGGCTCGCCACCTTCGCGAGTACCAAGACCTGCTCAATGTCAAGATGGCTCTGGACATTGAGATCGCCACCTACAGGAAGCTGCTGGAAGGCGAAGAGAGCAG gatttctctgcctcttccaaaCTTTTCTTCTCTGAACCTGAGGG aaaCTAATCTGGAATCACTCCCTCTGGTTGACACCCACTCAAAAAGGACACTTCTGATTAAGACAGTTGAGACTAGAGATGGACAG gttATCAACGAAACTTCTCAGCATCACGATGACCTTGAGTGA